In one Fluviispira vulneris genomic region, the following are encoded:
- a CDS encoding heavy metal translocating P-type ATPase, whose protein sequence is MVNIKIFSYLIKGMDCAGCANKIELFCNKIKGVIKTEVNYTNAQLIVHISEGSNANLILEKGIHSLGFQLIKSDPLEIKQDENKSCCHNEKKHNNELDILEHVHNNNNSHPLFSPKNKILFSLFSLLQKNIWFPILFLSIGFLISSFIEAFSEKFGLGAFIILTLLGLLPVARKAYVMAKVGYLFSVETLMTISAIGAIAIGAAEEAAAVIILFMIGETLEGYTARRARSGIQALASLLPANALRIDKNGEKKNIQIHEIIPGDLIEVKPGNRIPIDGVIHSGTSFIDESLLTGESLPINKSVKDNVVAGSISTDGYLIIQATRQGSDNTILRMIKMVEEAQGSKSRSMRSIEKFSRIYTPLILLIGTLVAVLPPLIFSYPLIEWIYRGLTILLIGCPCALVISTPSAIASGITAASKLGILIKNAGALELIGKVTTVAFDKTGTLTNGYLKVHAVHNFRHDENFILQLAAAVEEKSTHPLAKAILAYAQEKNIKIVEGANGKTQPGIGASALVDGKEVLICSPAYAKENNLLTYDQILLIEKCQSEGKTVTTIIQEKNAIGFISLTDELKADAKSSLAKLKNIGVKSIILTGDHTISANAIAAGLDAEIFAELLPKDKLLRIQSIAKTEKIAMVGDGINDAPAIAAADIGIAMGKGTDVAVDTAQIIIARNGIKSIVETIELSRKTMNNIKQNISISIGLKAIFLFLTIVGGTQLWMAILADTGATVIVTLNAIRLLRYKGIINL, encoded by the coding sequence ATGGTCAATATTAAAATTTTCTCTTATTTAATTAAAGGCATGGATTGTGCTGGTTGTGCAAATAAAATTGAACTTTTTTGTAATAAAATAAAAGGTGTTATAAAAACAGAAGTCAATTATACGAATGCTCAATTAATTGTACATATAAGTGAAGGATCAAATGCGAATCTGATTTTAGAAAAAGGCATCCATTCACTAGGTTTCCAATTAATTAAAAGTGATCCACTCGAAATAAAACAAGATGAAAACAAATCCTGTTGCCATAATGAGAAAAAACATAATAATGAATTAGATATACTTGAACATGTTCATAATAATAATAATTCTCACCCCCTATTTTCTCCCAAAAATAAAATTTTATTTTCTCTTTTTAGTTTACTCCAAAAAAATATTTGGTTTCCTATTCTCTTTTTATCCATTGGATTTTTAATTTCATCCTTTATTGAAGCCTTCTCAGAAAAATTCGGCTTAGGTGCTTTTATAATTTTAACACTTCTAGGACTCTTACCAGTTGCTAGAAAAGCATATGTTATGGCAAAAGTTGGATATCTTTTTAGCGTAGAAACATTAATGACAATTTCAGCAATAGGGGCAATCGCCATAGGAGCGGCAGAAGAAGCTGCCGCAGTCATTATTCTATTTATGATTGGTGAAACTTTAGAAGGCTATACAGCACGCCGAGCGCGCTCAGGAATCCAAGCTCTAGCATCTTTATTACCAGCAAATGCTTTGCGTATAGATAAAAATGGTGAGAAAAAAAATATACAAATTCATGAAATAATTCCTGGGGATTTAATAGAAGTTAAACCCGGAAATAGAATCCCAATAGACGGTGTTATTCACTCTGGCACAAGCTTTATCGATGAATCTTTATTAACTGGAGAGTCACTCCCTATAAACAAATCGGTTAAAGATAATGTGGTAGCAGGATCAATCAGTACAGATGGGTATTTAATAATTCAGGCCACTCGTCAAGGTAGTGACAATACAATACTACGCATGATTAAAATGGTAGAAGAGGCTCAAGGTTCAAAATCTCGCAGTATGCGCAGCATAGAAAAATTCAGCAGAATTTATACCCCTCTAATTCTCTTAATTGGTACTTTAGTTGCTGTTCTTCCACCTCTTATTTTTTCTTACCCATTGATTGAATGGATTTACCGTGGATTGACTATTCTTTTAATTGGTTGCCCCTGTGCTTTGGTTATTTCAACTCCTTCAGCAATTGCTTCTGGTATTACAGCTGCAAGCAAACTTGGAATATTAATAAAAAATGCGGGAGCTCTTGAGCTCATTGGTAAAGTAACGACTGTCGCTTTCGATAAAACTGGCACTTTGACAAATGGATATCTTAAAGTTCATGCTGTGCACAATTTTAGGCATGATGAAAATTTCATTTTACAACTTGCTGCCGCAGTTGAAGAAAAGTCAACTCATCCTCTGGCAAAAGCAATTTTAGCGTATGCGCAGGAAAAAAATATTAAAATTGTCGAAGGAGCGAATGGAAAAACACAACCAGGAATTGGCGCTTCTGCTTTAGTAGATGGCAAAGAAGTTTTAATCTGTTCTCCGGCCTATGCAAAAGAAAATAATTTATTAACCTATGACCAGATTTTACTTATCGAAAAGTGTCAATCTGAAGGCAAAACTGTCACTACAATTATTCAAGAAAAAAATGCAATAGGATTCATCTCTCTAACTGACGAACTTAAAGCCGATGCCAAATCTTCACTCGCAAAATTAAAGAATATCGGGGTAAAAAGTATAATTCTTACTGGGGATCATACTATATCTGCAAATGCGATAGCCGCAGGGCTCGACGCAGAAATCTTTGCAGAGTTATTACCCAAAGACAAACTTTTACGTATTCAATCAATTGCTAAAACTGAAAAAATTGCCATGGTAGGAGACGGGATTAACGATGCGCCTGCGATTGCAGCTGCCGATATTGGCATAGCTATGGGTAAAGGAACAGATGTTGCCGTAGATACTGCGCAAATCATAATTGCCCGCAACGGGATAAAATCCATTGTTGAAACTATTGAGCTGTCTCGAAAGACTATGAATAATATTAAGCAAAATATTTCAATTTCTATAGGTTTAAAAGCTATTTTTTTATTTTTAACCATTGTAGGTGGAACACAGCTCTGGATGGCGATCTTAGCGGATACAGGCGCAACAGTAATTGTAACTTTAAATGCTATTCGGCTTTTGCGCTATAAAGGAATTATAAATCTATAG
- the tgt gene encoding tRNA guanosine(34) transglycosylase Tgt — protein MLANRNLIEFSLLKSIELDNSFKSGAYDTADLKAEDLENEFSVAVEKGAALEEEKNLVQKVGPRITKLKFGDIELETPIFMPVGTVGSVKSLSPEDVYSIGYRLILGNTYHLNLRPGMELMREFGGLHEFMRWPGAILTDSGGFQVMSLAKIRKLNEEGATFANHINGAKITLTPENVVHIQEDIDSDIQMVLDECTSYPATHAEAKASMERSMRWAQRARAARKKLNRAQFGIVQGGMYADLRVKSIKELKKNDFEGYAIGGLSVGESKREMRRLLSATIPFMPHDKPRYLMGVGAPDDIIDSIMLGIDMFDCVMPTRNARNGSVFVRSKSAANGKIQIKNAAHKSSKEPLDSECGCYTCKNYSRAYLRHLFVAEELLVFRLLSIHNLQFLYDLTEEMREAIRQRKIFAELPHIRKKYAPGSV, from the coding sequence ATGTTAGCAAATAGAAACTTAATTGAATTTTCGTTACTTAAATCAATTGAACTAGACAATTCGTTTAAATCAGGTGCATACGACACTGCAGATTTAAAAGCAGAAGACTTAGAAAATGAATTTTCTGTTGCTGTGGAAAAAGGTGCCGCTCTAGAAGAAGAAAAAAATCTTGTACAGAAAGTGGGTCCACGCATAACGAAGTTGAAATTTGGTGATATTGAACTTGAAACTCCAATTTTTATGCCTGTTGGGACTGTAGGCAGCGTAAAATCTCTTTCACCAGAGGATGTTTATTCCATAGGTTATAGGCTTATATTAGGTAATACTTATCATCTAAATTTAAGACCTGGAATGGAGCTCATGCGTGAATTTGGTGGATTGCATGAATTTATGCGTTGGCCAGGTGCAATTCTCACCGACAGTGGTGGTTTTCAGGTGATGAGTTTAGCCAAAATTCGTAAGCTCAATGAAGAAGGGGCTACATTTGCAAATCATATTAATGGAGCAAAAATTACCTTAACACCAGAAAATGTTGTTCATATTCAAGAAGATATTGACTCTGATATTCAAATGGTCTTAGACGAATGCACTTCCTATCCTGCAACACATGCAGAAGCCAAAGCGAGCATGGAGCGTTCTATGCGTTGGGCACAGAGGGCTCGAGCAGCACGAAAAAAGTTGAACAGAGCTCAATTTGGAATCGTGCAAGGAGGGATGTATGCAGATCTTAGAGTCAAAAGTATAAAAGAATTAAAGAAAAATGACTTTGAGGGTTATGCAATTGGTGGACTTTCCGTCGGTGAGTCTAAACGGGAAATGAGAAGACTCCTTTCGGCAACAATCCCATTTATGCCACATGATAAACCTCGTTACCTAATGGGTGTAGGAGCTCCAGACGATATTATTGATTCTATCATGCTTGGAATTGATATGTTTGACTGTGTTATGCCAACGCGAAATGCACGGAATGGAAGTGTGTTTGTTCGCTCCAAATCAGCTGCCAATGGGAAAATTCAAATTAAAAATGCAGCGCATAAATCGAGTAAGGAACCATTGGATTCGGAATGCGGCTGCTATACTTGCAAAAATTATTCTCGTGCTTATCTTCGTCATCTTTTTGTTGCTGAAGAGCTTTTAGTTTTTCGTCTCCTGTCGATCCATAATCTACAATTCCTTTATGATTTAACCGAAGAGATGAGAGAAGCGATCCGTCAAAGAAAAATATTCGCAGAACTTCCTCATATAAGAAAGAAGTATGCACCTGGGAGTGTTTAG
- a CDS encoding LPP20 family lipoprotein: MLLKNIILLFSSISISTLALAQTDPCSTLADMQSKNNESIFVGFGAAGTQKEADQNAQIDLARNIRQKVTSSSTVNETNTDATLNSTSKSVVSEVLIGAKVIKRCPHTDSFSSVVTLDRNMFVTSLTEKISTNLKKAVNLKKSLENSKSEEVSAKLIDDAKKFLSDYQENSESDLELCKIYKGCKDLKIDTAFHDLAEIVAKDGDKDQYIFFSSNDDITNGLREELISLIEADNIKVMDGNVIEKSNDLKPHDVKRKIIGNCKVKAGTKIPGSEDRVVETKCTVEAYIGKQKKFRKVYSCKAVGDNDFSNEDAVNSCSGRLQLE, from the coding sequence ATGTTATTAAAAAATATAATATTACTATTTTCATCAATATCTATTTCTACTCTCGCTTTAGCTCAAACGGATCCTTGTTCAACCCTTGCTGACATGCAATCAAAAAATAATGAATCCATTTTTGTTGGATTTGGTGCTGCAGGAACACAAAAGGAAGCGGATCAAAATGCACAAATTGATTTGGCAAGAAATATTAGACAAAAAGTAACCTCATCCTCAACTGTTAACGAAACAAATACAGACGCAACATTAAATTCTACTTCAAAGTCTGTTGTATCAGAAGTATTAATAGGTGCAAAGGTCATTAAGAGATGTCCTCATACTGATAGCTTTTCTTCAGTTGTGACATTGGATCGCAACATGTTTGTAACTTCATTAACAGAAAAAATTTCTACCAATTTAAAAAAAGCTGTTAATTTAAAGAAATCACTTGAAAATTCAAAATCTGAAGAAGTATCAGCTAAACTTATTGATGATGCGAAAAAATTCTTAAGTGATTATCAGGAAAATTCGGAAAGTGATTTAGAGCTCTGCAAAATTTATAAAGGTTGTAAAGATTTAAAAATCGATACAGCTTTTCACGATCTCGCTGAAATCGTTGCAAAAGATGGAGATAAAGATCAATATATTTTCTTTTCAAGTAATGATGATATTACAAACGGTTTGAGAGAAGAATTGATTTCGTTAATTGAAGCCGATAATATAAAAGTTATGGATGGAAATGTTATTGAAAAATCAAATGATCTTAAACCTCATGATGTAAAACGAAAAATCATTGGAAACTGTAAGGTAAAAGCAGGTACAAAAATACCTGGTTCTGAAGACCGTGTTGTTGAAACAAAATGTACAGTCGAAGCATATATAGGTAAGCAAAAGAAATTTAGAAAAGTATATAGCTGTAAAGCTGTAGGTGATAATGATTTTTCTAATGAAGATGCGGTAAACTCTTGTTCAGGCAGATTGCAATTAGAATGA
- a CDS encoding gamma carbonic anhydrase family protein — MNYTVYNNLPDIKNAYFIAPNADIIGNVKIGRASSVWFGAVIRGDSEMILIGEETNIQDLCVLHADGGINVNIGNRVTIGHKCMIHGCTIGDNSLIGIGAIVLNNAKIGKNCMVGAGSLVLENTIIPDNSLVVGSPAKVKRLLTEEEINKITQNAINYKNKSLQYNKMEQPRLNVVN, encoded by the coding sequence ATGAATTATACTGTCTATAATAATTTACCTGATATAAAAAATGCGTATTTTATTGCTCCAAATGCTGATATTATTGGCAATGTTAAAATTGGCCGGGCATCGAGTGTCTGGTTTGGGGCAGTGATTCGAGGTGATTCTGAAATGATTCTCATAGGCGAGGAGACAAACATCCAAGACCTCTGTGTTTTGCATGCAGATGGTGGAATCAATGTTAACATAGGTAATAGAGTCACCATAGGCCACAAATGTATGATCCATGGTTGCACCATAGGCGATAACTCTTTAATCGGCATAGGGGCAATCGTTTTAAACAATGCAAAAATTGGTAAAAATTGCATGGTAGGAGCCGGGAGCTTAGTTCTTGAAAATACGATTATTCCAGACAACTCGTTGGTTGTGGGTTCGCCTGCAAAAGTCAAGCGACTTTTAACGGAAGAGGAAATAAATAAAATTACTCAGAATGCCATAAATTATAAAAATAAAAGCTTACAATACAACAAAATGGAACAGCCCCGCTTAAATGTTGTGAATTAG
- the queA gene encoding tRNA preQ1(34) S-adenosylmethionine ribosyltransferase-isomerase QueA — MKTSFFNYELPEELIAQVPLKKRENSRLLVARSLNKSIVDSDFIQIADEINRVFNLKNKNLKALLIANDSRVYPARVRIRRKTGARGEVFLLERGNKDFYRCLLRPKSKIKQGEILYADQDELKPLFKVTSLSPPHVETIDSLPLDYLLEQYGEMPLPPYIQRGKVDNKDLKEIDKERYQTVYSNKMEIGSSAAPTAGLHFTPEIIQKCTENNIEFASVTLHVGLGTFQPVQTENVHQHNMHEEHYIVSKDVAEKITLYLENDWPIIFVGTTALRAVESFYRAVFPEFNRYEIKQKAKDKELNKHILNFADKWHATRIFIHPTHENDIVTPCVGNAIITNFHQPESTLAMLISALMGFNFWKEIYSHAICKKYRFFSYGDSSLLVFGENF, encoded by the coding sequence GTGAAAACAAGTTTTTTTAATTATGAATTGCCAGAAGAATTAATTGCTCAGGTTCCTTTAAAGAAAAGAGAAAACAGTCGTTTATTGGTTGCTCGTTCTTTAAATAAATCAATTGTTGATAGCGATTTTATTCAAATAGCTGATGAAATAAATAGAGTATTTAATTTAAAAAATAAAAACCTAAAAGCTTTGTTAATTGCCAATGACTCAAGAGTTTATCCGGCTCGTGTCAGAATTCGGAGAAAGACAGGAGCTAGAGGTGAGGTTTTTTTACTTGAAAGGGGAAATAAAGATTTCTATCGCTGTTTACTGAGACCGAAAAGTAAAATCAAACAGGGAGAAATTCTTTATGCTGATCAAGATGAACTTAAACCGTTATTTAAAGTTACGAGTTTATCTCCCCCCCATGTTGAAACAATCGATTCTTTGCCCTTAGATTATTTATTAGAACAATACGGAGAGATGCCTTTGCCTCCATATATACAACGGGGAAAAGTAGATAATAAAGATTTAAAAGAAATTGATAAAGAACGATATCAAACTGTATATTCTAATAAAATGGAAATAGGGAGTTCTGCAGCGCCAACTGCTGGATTGCATTTTACTCCAGAAATAATTCAAAAATGCACTGAAAATAATATTGAATTTGCATCAGTTACTTTACATGTTGGTTTGGGAACTTTTCAACCTGTACAAACAGAAAATGTGCATCAACACAACATGCATGAAGAACATTATATCGTTTCTAAAGATGTTGCTGAAAAAATTACTTTGTATTTAGAAAATGATTGGCCCATTATATTCGTAGGAACAACGGCATTAAGGGCTGTAGAAAGTTTTTATAGAGCAGTGTTTCCAGAATTTAATAGATATGAAATTAAACAAAAAGCTAAAGATAAAGAGTTAAATAAACATATATTGAATTTTGCTGATAAATGGCATGCGACACGTATTTTTATTCATCCTACGCATGAAAATGATATCGTTACTCCATGTGTTGGCAATGCAATAATAACGAATTTTCATCAACCTGAAAGCACGTTAGCTATGTTGATTTCGGCACTTATGGGTTTTAATTTCTGGAAAGAAATTTATTCTCATGCTATTTGTAAAAAATATCGTTTTTTTAGTTATGGAGACTCGAGTCTTCTTGTCTTTGGAGAAAATTTTTAA
- a CDS encoding metal/formaldehyde-sensitive transcriptional repressor yields MSMVKQNPKGQKHIITNKNKLLGRIRKIKGQLEGVEKSLGEDADCKKILHILASIRGALGGLMAEVMESHILEHIGEEKREPSVNEILMAQELVDSIKVFMK; encoded by the coding sequence ATGTCAATGGTGAAGCAAAATCCAAAAGGACAAAAACATATAATTACTAATAAAAACAAACTATTAGGAAGAATAAGGAAAATTAAAGGGCAGCTCGAGGGAGTTGAAAAATCGTTGGGCGAAGACGCTGACTGTAAAAAAATTTTACATATTTTAGCATCTATAAGAGGAGCTTTGGGAGGGTTAATGGCAGAAGTCATGGAAAGTCATATCTTAGAACATATTGGTGAAGAGAAAAGAGAGCCTTCTGTTAATGAAATACTGATGGCACAAGAACTTGTCGATTCAATTAAAGTATTTATGAAATAA
- the alr gene encoding alanine racemase: MGDLASISEFPEQASWLEISQAAIVHNIAIYRNSVDSNVLLGCVLKGNAYGHGLMQCLEIMHGYIDIIFVINPIDAFKIRKYEKENDLTQKRVVVLGAISADEAVRCARKVIEVVIGDENWLHKLHNLKRSEEDAGNAYRPLKAHIHIDTGLGREGFTVDNIAEKIDFLTKFKDLIHIQGVMSHFSNTEDVTEQSYAYEQLAAFDNAFAQIEKKLALAYPLERHFAQSAASLVLPNARYEIMRVGIALYGLWPSIETKLSTRVVLQDLPKLKPALTWKCLSQSIKHIREGSYIGYGCTFRADRDLRVALFPLGYYDGYPRLLSNKSYVLINEMRCRVLGRVMMNHIIVDVTEATSDETSVVATLIGSNGKESISAENLADWSQTINYEIVTRIGSHLKRVVVD; the protein is encoded by the coding sequence ATGGGTGATCTGGCGTCTATTAGTGAATTTCCTGAGCAAGCTTCGTGGCTTGAAATCAGTCAAGCAGCTATTGTTCATAATATTGCCATTTATCGAAATTCTGTCGACTCCAACGTGTTATTGGGTTGTGTTTTGAAAGGAAATGCTTACGGACATGGGCTCATGCAATGTCTTGAAATAATGCATGGATATATTGATATTATCTTCGTTATCAATCCTATCGATGCGTTTAAAATTCGCAAATATGAAAAAGAAAATGATTTGACTCAAAAAAGGGTTGTGGTGCTTGGGGCAATAAGTGCAGACGAAGCAGTACGTTGCGCTCGAAAGGTCATTGAAGTTGTTATTGGAGATGAAAATTGGTTGCATAAACTTCATAATTTAAAGCGATCAGAAGAAGACGCAGGAAATGCCTATCGCCCCTTAAAAGCACATATCCATATCGATACAGGGCTTGGGCGTGAAGGTTTCACAGTCGATAATATTGCTGAAAAAATTGATTTTTTAACAAAATTTAAGGATCTTATTCATATCCAAGGGGTAATGTCGCATTTTTCAAATACCGAAGATGTGACGGAGCAATCTTATGCATATGAGCAATTGGCTGCTTTTGATAATGCTTTTGCACAAATAGAAAAAAAATTGGCATTGGCTTATCCTTTAGAACGGCACTTTGCTCAGAGCGCAGCTTCTTTAGTTTTACCAAATGCTCGCTATGAAATAATGCGTGTTGGTATAGCGTTGTATGGTCTCTGGCCCTCTATTGAAACGAAATTGTCAACTCGAGTGGTTTTACAGGATTTACCTAAGTTAAAACCAGCACTTACATGGAAGTGTTTGAGCCAAAGCATTAAACATATTCGTGAAGGATCCTATATTGGATATGGTTGTACGTTTAGAGCAGATCGAGATTTGCGTGTAGCGCTTTTTCCGCTTGGCTATTATGATGGTTATCCAAGACTTTTATCGAATAAAAGCTACGTGCTCATTAATGAGATGCGCTGTCGAGTATTAGGTCGAGTGATGATGAATCATATAATAGTTGACGTGACCGAAGCGACAAGCGATGAAACATCTGTGGTAGCGACACTGATTGGTTCGAATGGAAAAGAGTCTATTTCTGCAGAAAACTTAGCGGATTGGTCTCAAACTATCAATTATGAAATTGTGACGCGCATTGGATCTCATCTTAAGCGAGTGGTTGTGGATTAG